The Changchengzhania lutea genomic sequence GGCCTTACCGTGTGGAAAAAAGCGGCAACACACTGCTTATTTTTAATTAATTCCTCTCCCAGCCCCTCCGAAGGAGGGGAATAGAAAGATTGTCATATTAGAATTTTAAAGTTGCGCCAATTAAAAAATTAGTTGTGGCTTGCGGGTAGTAGTACACATAACCGCCACCGTAATCTGCTCCATTAGATTCGTATTTTTCATTTAGCAGATTGTTTATAAGACCCGTAATTGTAATTGACTTAAAAATTGAGTTCGGTTTTATCTCATAAATGATATTAAAGTCATTCACAAAATAACGATCCAATGTACCTCTTTCATCTTCAATATTATTTAAATATTGCTTTCCTACATATTTGCTGTATAGTGAAAATTGTAAATTATTTGCAGGTGTATAAACAACAGCATTTCCTAAAACGATATTTGGTGAAAATGAAATTTTAGTATTATCTAGAACAGATGTTGTACCATTTATTTCTTTAACAAAATCGATATTTTTATTATCGCTAATTGCAATATTTGGCTGAATACTAAATGCATAAGAAAATTTAATTTGTGCATCAACTTCCAAACCTAAGCGATAACTTTTGCCACTGCTTGCTCTTATTGGGCTTCCAACATCATCAAAAGCACCAGTTAGCACTAATTGATTTTGATAAAACATATAGTAGATATTAGAGTTAACACTAACTTTATTTGAATTGTATCTCCATCCTAATTCAATATCATTAAGTGTTTCATGCTGCGTAACACCCGCTTTAAAATCATCACGATTCGGTTCTCTATTAGCTCTTGCGTATGATACATACAAACTATTCATATCAGAACTTTTATATGTTAAACCAACTTTAGGGTTAAAAAAACTAAAATTGGCATCAGTAACAAAATCCACTAAATCAGAGCTTACACCATCAGTTTTGTAACTCACAAAACGCCCTTGTAAATCAACAAATCCTGTAAATTTTTCTGCTAACTTAAAAGTGGCTTTAGAAAACATACTAAAATCGTTTTTAATAGCATCACCTTCATAATAACGATCTCTAATATTAACATTTTGAGCTAGATCGCTTCCCCAAATAACTTCCCCAAAATGATCTCCAGAATATGTGTTATAAGACACTCCAGATATAATTTCTAGAGCATTTTTTTTATACGTTACGTTAGCATTTATAACATAAAAATTATTGTCCAACCATCTACGGACAATAACATCGGAATCGTCTTGAATTAAGTTAGCTAAATCTTCTGCAGATTCTTCTGGTTTATATTGCTCAAAATACCCTTTTCCTTTGGTATAGTTTAAACCAAGTGTTGTTGACCAATGGTTATCTAAACGTTCATTCCAATGCAATTGATAATGATCTTGCCAATAATTATCCGTTTCATTTTCGTAGGTATATGGATTTTGGCGACGATTTTCTTCTAATTCATCTGCCGTTAACCCAAACCAAGATTGATATGTTTGTTCTCTATTCCCAAAAGTTAAGGCTTTAATTAACGTGTTATCATCTTTATATACCCCTTGTAAAAAGTAAGAACGCAAATCTGTAAAAGCACGATCCACATAACCATCGGAGTCTATTTTAGAAAAACGACCAGAAATTTCAAAATGATTATTTAGCAATCCCGTACTTAATTTAACCGTATGTTTTCGTGTATTGAAACTACCAAAACTATTAGATATTTCTCCTGAAGCCTCCTCTGAAAAAGCATCTGTTAGCAGATTTAAACTTGCGCCGAAAGCTCCTGAACCATTTGTAGATGTTCCAACACCACGTTGTAATTGCAAACTTTCTGTTGAGGACGCAAAATCGCCCAAATTTACCCAAAACGTACCTTGGCTTTCCGGATCGTTATACGGAATTCCGTTGATGGTTACATTCACTCGCGTAGCATCTGTACCACGAACCCGAATACCCGTGTAACCAATCCCTGCACCTGCATCACTGGTAGTAACAACAGATGGTAAATAGTTTAGCAAAACAGGAATATCCTGTCCTAAATTACGCTTTGCCAATTGTTCTTTACTAAGGTTCGAATGCGTTATTGGAGAATCTGCATTTACGCGCACCGCCTTTACTAAAACTTCGTCTAGTTTTTCTGTTTTAGTTGAATCTTGTTCGATTTGATTTTTTTGTGCACTTGCACTGACTGATAACACAAGTAGTGTTAAAAAAAGAAATAAATTTTTAATTTTGAAGACACCATTTTGAAAGCCAAAATTGAATCTTTGTTCAAAAAGATTATCATTCTTTGAGTTTAAGAATAACTTTTTTAAAGTCGATTTCATTACGATTATGTTTATAATCGAATAAAAAGAGGTAATTATTCTTTAATTGTTATTAATTAGTTTTTTATCATTACGATGAGTTTTTACGACGTGGTAATCTTTTTCTTTTTAACAGATTTCCACAGTAATTAAAAAATTACTTCGCAATGACGGTATACTTTATTTTCCTAAACAGCATTACCTGTTCTAGGTTCAATGGGTATGATCTCAGCCTTTTGGAAGTTAAAAGTTGAAAGCTAAAAGCTAAAAGTCTTAATTGACTGCTACCTAAAAACTGATGACTGCTAACTGAAAAAGCACCCCTTTAATGAGAACGGTGCAAAGGTAATAACCAATTTTGAATTATGAATTAGAAAAAGTGAATTATTTTCTAATCGATATCCGGTTTTTTTCTATTTGCCTTTTTATCAGATAGATTACGCTTGTTTTTTAAACGTTTTCTAATAACCGATTTGGGTATTTTCGTTCTAATTCGCTTTTTGGGAACAATTAAAGCAGCATCAATGATATTAAAAAAACGTTTAATGATAAGGTCTTTATTTTTGTGCTGACTTCTACTTTCATCACATTGCAGAATAAGAACATGGTCTTTGGTTAATTTATTTTTAAGATTTTTGTAAAGACGGTTTTTTTCATTGTCAGTAAAAGATGCTGATTCGTCTAAACTAAAATATAATTCTACTTTAGAAGATACTTTATTTACATGCTGACCACCGCTACCTGAACTACGTACTGCTTTAAAATTTAACTCTTGTATTAGTGCGTCTTTATTGTACATTATGATGCTTGGTGTGCTTCTTTCAATAAGTCGTTAGCCGTTTTAACAGGATTGAATGTGATTAAGGGCACTTCAACAAAAATGGTGTTCCAAAAGGCCATACTCCCGTTCCACAGACCTGGTAATTCCAATGCCTTAATATCATTACCGTTGTGGGTTTTGTCTGTAATAAATGCTGCGTTATAATCTACGAATTGTGTCAAATCAAATTTTTCACCTTTGTGATTTTTGATACCACAGACTAAATCAACCGGGTTAAAATGGGTGGCATTCTTTAACAACTGCATTTGTTTTTTATTTTCTGAATCAATTTGAGCAGATTCCACAATCTGTAATGAGATGCTCCCTTGATTGTCTTCCACCCAAAACGGACCACCTCCAGGCTCACCCTCGTTTTTAACCATGCCACAAGCACGTATCGGTCGGTTCAACTTATCCATTAAATAGGCTATTTTATTTTCTGAGTTTTGTGTATTAAAATCACTTCCAACCACAACATTAAGTTTCTTATGTAAAAACTGAACGATCTCTTGAATATTTTGCTCAGAAACTTCGCCTTTATCTATTGTTTTAATAAACTGAAAAGTCTGATTTTGTATACTTAATAAAATACCCGCTAACACTTTTTTATATTTTGAAATGTCTTCGTGATAGCGTTTTACAACTACGTTATCAATATTTTTAATAAAAATAACGTCGTAATCCAAATCATTTAAATTCTCTAGCAAGGCGCCATGTCCAGATGGTCTAAACAAGATATTTCCATTCTTCTGCCTAACTATAGATTCATTAAAATTTAATGCAACCATATCTGTGGATTGTTTTTGATATGAGAATGAAACCTCAAAGTTTGTATCCGTTTTTGATTCAATAGCGGCCTTAATTTGGAGTAATTCCTTTTCAAATTTCTCCTTATGTATTTCCGAAATCGTAAAATGAAGATCTGCCTTATTATGGCTTGAAGCATAATGTGCGCCTTCAAAAAAATGTTCTTCAAAAGCTGTGGCAATATTGGTGTCATACTTATGAAAAGGCAACAAGCCTTTTGGGGAAAAACTATAGTTTAATAGATCTTCTTTCAACATGGTTTTTACGATAGCATAGCTCTTTTCGTCATGAGATAACTTATCAAAATCAGGACGTGCTTGTTTCGTTTTTTTAATAACTTCAGCATAAAATGGAAACTTTTCTAAATTAGAAACAAACGCTGTAATTTGTGTGCTCTGACATCTTTTTGCATAATTATCTATACTTTCGTCTGAAGGTTTATAATCTTCTAAAAACTGAAATAAAAATTTAAACATTCTCGTGGCCGCACCGGAAGCGGGCACAAATTTAAGCATAGAAATGGAATCCCGATGTTCTTCAAATGTGCTAACATACCGTGATGCCTCATCTTCACTCACTTTAAGAATTCCATCTTTTACGGTGGCCGCCTTTTTTAGACGAGAAAATGCCATACCAGATTTAATAATGTCTATTTGATCTTGAATTTTTTCAAGTGTTATTCCTTTATCTTTTATTTGTTGAAAATCTTTTTCTGATAATTTCATCAATCTTTATTTAATAATGTGTCAATGTGTGCTATTGCTGTTTCCAAACGTTCCTTTTTATTTCCTTTAAGGATGACGAAAGGCCGTTTGTTTTTTACTAATTCATTTTTAAAAGCCTCAAACATCTCCTGTCTGTCTTCAGGTTTATCCCTTAAATCATCTGCTTCCCAAGGCGTGTCAATATAGGTTAGAAAATATAAATCATAGGTATTTTCTAAAGCGTATTTTTCTAAAATGGGGTCACAAGTTCCCAAATAATAAGCTTCGGAATATACTTTAGTTTCCAATAAGTCCGTATCGCAAATTAACACCGAATCTGTTTTATTAGCAAGTTTATTTTCCAATCGCATCTGCCCTTCTGCAATGGGCAATAAATCATGAGGTTCACAGGTTTTGCGCTCATTATTCCATTTATCCTGAAGATAATCCCGTGCAAATTCTGGTACCCAAACCGAATTATAATACCGCGCCAATTGCCTGGACAAGGTCGTCTTCCCAGTAGATTCAGGGCCAAATAAAACTACCTTTATGCAGTTTGCGGGTTGCTGTTTAAATTTTTCTTCCATGCTAAATATCCAAATATCGCAATTATTGTAAATCCTAAATATTGAAAACTCGTAAAGGTAAATCCTTTGTAAAAATAGAGCGGTATTGATATTATATCACCTACAATCCACCATACCCAATTCTCTAATTTTCGTCGTGCCATAAGCCACATGCCCACGAAAAATATGGCTGTGGTAATCGTATCGACATACGCCACCCAGCTAGTCCATTTATCAAAGGTGTTGTAAACTAAATAAACGAATAGCAGGGTTGCTAAAAATATAGCCACACTGATCTTTTTTTCGTTCAATGTCGTTCTTGAAATTGGCGTCATATGCGACTCGTCCACTTTTCGAGTCCAGATATACCAGCCATAAACACTCATAATAAAATAATAAGCATTAATCATCATATCCCCCAATAGTCCCCATTTTAATAAAAGGTATACAAAAATTACAGTGCTGACCATGCCCGTTGGAAATACCCAAATCTTGTTTTGCTTAGAAAACCAAACGGATAGAAACCCAAAAATTACAGCAACAATTTCTAAAACGATGTCTACCGTGTTATAACCTTCATATTGTCCGAAGAAAAAATCAAAAATGGGGCTCATAATCGTGTCGATCAGATTTTACAATTTTCATATATAACAAACCACGCTCAATAAGCTCAAAAGCTTCCTTTATTTCGGTAGTAAGCACATGCATGACTTCATCATAATCACCATAAACCTGTGTACTTAAGGGATTCTCCAGTGTTTTAAGATTTGAAGCTCTTATTTTTTTAATAAAGTGAATAATGGCTGGCTCGTATTCGTCTTGCAGCGGTGTTAAGGTTAATTCTACTGATATTTTCATAATTCTTTAGATAATTGAGCATAAAAAAAGAGAGATTAGCCAATCTTTATTCATTCTATTTTCTTGGTTCTTTATTCTCTTCTTAATTCTTCAAAAAATGATTCATCCTCTTCAAATGCGGTTCCAATAACCACTACATCTGCTCCGGCTTGGTAGGCTTCTTCAAGTTGTGCTTTATTTCTAATGCCGCCACCTACTATTAGCGGAATATCTATACTTTTCCTGACCGCATGGATAATGCTGGGTGTTAAAGCTTTTAATGCGCCGCTACCTGCTTCCAAATATATGAGCTTCATTCCTAAAAAAACACCCGCGATACTCGTATCTACAATGTGTTGAATGTTATTTCGGGGCATTGGTTTTGTATTGGTAACTATTTCAACTGCCGTTTCTTTGCCACTTTCTACTAAAATATAGCCTGTAGAAATGATTTCCATAGTAGTATTTTTCAATTTTGAAATTGAGTCTACATGTTGTCCTATTAAATAGTCAGGATTTCTTCCTGAAATCAGTGATAGAAACAATAAGGCATCCGCTTGATCAGTAATTTGATTGTGATCTCCTGGAAATAATATAATTGGTAAAGTTGAATGTTTTTTTATTTCTGAAACCAAAACTTCTGTAGCGTTTTCATCTACGGTACTCCCGCCAACAAAAATATGTGTGGTAATGGATGCATTTACTTTGCCGATAAATTTTTTGGTATTTTTAATTGAAAACCTATCGGGATCTATTAAAACTGCCAATAATTTTTCGCCTTCTGAAATGGATTTCTTTATGTTCCTATAAATCGATGTCATTAACTTATGGCATAAGCACAGGTAAAACCTTCAAACTCTATAAACGCAATATCATATCTGTTTTTTGTATCGTTGTAGTCAATCCAGGCTACCGAATCATGAGCATCAGTAGAAAACGGAATTACCAAACAGTGCTTTTTAAAACTTAGCCCTGGCGTCGCATAAAGCTTATATAACGACTCTTTTACACACCAGATTAAGGTTAAATCTTTAACATAACTATCTGCTATCTTATCTAAATAAGCAAATTCATAATCAATAAATTTATGGGCTATAATACTAATTTTGTTACGCTGTTTTTCAATATCAATGCCAACGGGCGAATTGCTAACCATAACTGCCGAAAAAGTAAATGAATGGGTTATTGAAACAAACTTACCATCGCTTAAATGAGGTTTGCCATTAGTATCATAATACAGGTCGGTATCAGTGTATCCAAATTCAGCCAACAACTTCCTCACACTTAAAAACCCGCGTTGGTGCAATTCGCTTTTCATTCCTAAAACACGTTCTAAACTTTCTGATTTAAGGGTTATATTTTGCATCAAATCGCTATAAGATTCAGAAATCTTCCAGATTTTAACAGTAGTTTGTGAATTTGGAATAAGGGTTTTATAAAGAGGCATTTAATATTCTAAATGTTATTAGTTATCTTTGCACAGCTTAAACAAATGGACAGCTATCTGATAGGCGAATTTAAGTATTTTAAGTTCTATATCATAAGGTTGATTCGTTTTATAAACAGAAAAAAACAAAATTGAATATGAGTACAAAAACCGTTGCTTACGTACCCTATAAAGTAAAAGACTTGTCGCTTGCTGCTTGGGGAAGAAAAGAAATTGAATTAGCCGAGGCTGAAATGCCAGGACTTATGAGTCTGCGCGAAGAATATAAAAACTCCCAACCCTTAAAAGGTGCTAGAATTGCTGGATGTTTGCACATGACCATTCAAACAGCGGTTCTTATTGAAACCTTGCAATCTTTAGGTGCTGAAGTCACTTGGAGCTCATGTAACATTTTCTCTACACAAGATCAAGCCGCTGCTGCCATTGCTGCTGCAGGCACTCCAGTATATGCTTGGAAAGACATGACTGAAGAAGAGTTTGAATGGTGCATTGAACAAACCTTATTTTTTGGCGAAGACAGACAACCATTAAACATGATTCTTGATGATGGTGGCGATTTAACCAATATGGTTTTAGACAAGTATCCTGAATTGGCTGCAGGGATTAATGGCCTATCTGAAGAAACTACAACAGGCGTGCATAGACTTTATGAGCGTGTTAAGAACGGGACATTGCCAATGCCTGCAATCAACGTTAATGATAGTGTTACCAAAAGTAAATTTGATAATAAATACGGATGTAAAGAAAGTGCCGTAGACGCTATTCGTCGTGCAACAGATCTTATGCTTGCTGGAAAACGCGTTGTGGTATGTGGTTATGGAGATGTTGGAAAAGGTACAGCTGCGTCCTTTAAAGGTGCAGGAAGTATTGTAACCGTGACTGAAATAGATCCTATTTGTGCATTGCAAGCTGCTATGGACGGTTTTGAAGTTAAAAAACTGGAAACCGTTGCGCCTAACGCAGATATTATTATTACTACAACAGGTAATAAAGATATTGTGCAAGCAAGACATTTTGAAGCTGTAAAAGACAAAACCATTATTTGTAATATCGGGCATTTTGACAATGAAATCGATATGGCTTGGTTGAATGACAATCATGGTCATACTAAAGATACCATCAAACCACAAGTAGATAAATACACTGTTGATGGTAAAGATATTATTGTACTGGCCGAAGGGCGATTAGTAAACTTAGGCTGTGCTACTGGACACCCAAGTTTTGTAATGAGCAACTCATTTACAAACCAAACCTTGGCCCAAATAGAATTGTGGACCAACAAAGACGCCTACGAGAATGACGTGTATATGTTACCTAAACATTTAGATGAAAAAGTAGCAAAACTGCATTTAGCAAAAATTGGTGTTGAACTTACAGAACTTCGTAAAGAGCAAGCCGATTATATTGGTGTGAAACAAGAAGGCCCCTACAAACCTGAGTACTACAGATATTAATTATCCGTCATGCTGTCCCGATAGTTATCGGGATTGTTTCAGTATCACATACATATTTAAATCCCAAGCGACCATGTTTGGGATTTTTTATTTACCGCCATTGTGAGATGCCCAGACAAAGAGATCTCATTAATAGAACCGAAGTCATACCCTAAATCTATGTTTTGGGTTTTTTGTTTACCGTCATTGCGAGGACGCAGGACGTGGCAATCTGTTCATCCAGTAACTGTTTTTCATTCAGTTTCAATTAAAAAGATGGCTTCGTGCCTCGCCATGACGAAGCTTAACGGTAGCGGCGATTTCTTGTTTACCTTCATTTTGGGAAGCCCAACGAAGCAATCTCTTTAATAGAACCGAAGTCATAATCTAAATCTATGTTTGGGCTTTTATGTCATCGTCATTGCGAGGAGGTCACGCTGTGACAATCTCATTAATAGCACCTAAACCCTTCCAGACCTGTTTGGCTTTTACTCAACGCCATTTTAAAATCCCTTAGATTATTTGTATTTTTAAACGGCCATGTCTTATAAAGAACCCAAAATAAAAGTACCCCGGTTTAACGAAGCCTCAGGTTTTTACACCACAAAAAAGCGCTCAAAAATCATGAGCAAAATTAGGGGTAAGAACACAAAACCAGAACTGCTTTTTCGTAGGGCCTTATGGAAACATAATGTACGCTATCGTGTCAACAACAAATTGATACCAGGAAAACCAGATGTTTCTATCCAAAAATATAAGCTTGCCATTTTCATTGATGGTGAATTTTGGCATGGTTATAATTGGGAAGAACGAAAAACCAAACTTAAATCCAATCGGGATTTCTGGATTCCTAAAATTAAGCGAAACATGCAACGGGACAGAGAGGTGAATTTAGAATTGACCCATTTGGGCTACACGGTCTTTCGGTTTTGGGCAACCGAAATTAACAATGATTTAAACCGTTGCATCAATGATGTTTTGGTTTTTATTGCTACTGGAGAAAATAATTGAATAATTTTAGGCAATTTGTTTTGGTGAAAAAAGTCGAAACAAATGCGCTTTCTACTCCATTTTAAAATACGCATGCAGCTCTTCCTCAATAGCAGCTTGCAAAGCACCAATATTAGCATCTTCCTTTACAAAAACAGTCAGGTGTTCATCGGCTCTATTTCGTTCTACACTTTCTCTAATTTCAATAAAATCAATGGCATCATCAAAGCCTTCCAAATGTTTCTTTATGGGTTTATCCAAGGTCTCATCACTTAAAAAAACCTTAATGGTTTGGGCGCTTGGGGAGTTTCTAATTTCAGATCTAAAGGGTTGCATTGCCAATTCATTTTAAGTTAAAGCATATGATTGCTCATACAATTCCTTAAAGTTAAGAATTTAATTAATACCTTTTGTAAATAAATTTTACAATGAGCAGGAAGCAGGTAATAATTCAGGGCAAACTCACACTTTTTTCAGCCATTTTGTTTACTTAAAAACACACTTAATTATCTGATATTTAGTTAGATAGCTGTTGTTTTTCATTTTAAATTATTGTATATTATACTGATAATCAATAATTTAAGTGTTTTAAAAACAATGAACAAATTCAAGTCTATATTCAGTAAGATAAACGATCCTAGAAGCGATATAAACAAGCTTCATAACTTAGAAGACATCCTTCTTATTGGTATAATTAGTGTGATTTGTGCGGCAGATTCATGGAAAGATATGGAAACTTATGCCAAAGCAAAAGTAGATTTTTTGCGTTCATTTCTTGATTTGCCAAATGGTACGCCCTCTGATGACACCTTTAACCGAGTGTTCTCTTCCATTGATTCAGAACAATTTGAAACCTGTTTTATAGATTGGGTCTCTAATTTGATTGATATAACGGCTGGCGAGGTTATTCCCATTGATGGTAAAACCTTGAGAGGTGCTAAATCTAATGGTAAGAAATCCCCTTTTCACATGGTAAGTGCTTGGGCAAGCAAAAACAATATGGTTTTAGGACAGGTCAAGGTTTCTGAAAAATCCAATGAAATTACGGCCATACCAAAACTACTGGAACTAATTACTGTAAAAGGATGTGTAGTTACCATTGATGCCATGGGCTGTCAAAAGGCTATTGCAGAAACTATTATTAAACAAGAAGCAGATTACATCTTAGCTGTAAAAGAAAACCAAAAGCAATTGCATCAAGATATTCTAGACGAATTTCGCTTTGGCAAGACTATAGATAGCCATACCGATGAAGATCTGGGACACGGCAGGATAGAAACACGAAAATGTAGTGTTATCAATGACTTTAAATTTATTGAAGACCAAGATAAATGGACAGGGCTGGAAAGTATAGTAAAAGTAGAAAGTATTAGAGAATTTAAAAACTCCGACAAGCCAACAGAAACAGCTACAAGATATTATATATCAAGTGTGAAAACAGATGCAAAAGCACTACAGAAAATGATACGCTTACATTGGGGAATTGAAAACAAACTACATTGGGTACTCGATGTGGCTTTCTCTGAAGACGCCTCAAGAAAAAGAGCTGGTAATGCTGCCCAAAATTTCTCTATACTAAGCAAAATTGCACTAAACTTGCTAAGAAAAGATAAACAAACCAAGCAAGGACTAAAAGGAAAAAGGCTAAAAGCGGCTTACGATAACAACTATCTTATTAAGATCTTAGGAATAAAAGTGTGAGTTTGCCCTGGTAATAATTTTAAATAACTTATTGACTCAAATAGAGTAAAGTATTCCTTAAATAAAAAAATGACCTTACATTTTTAGAAATATATACGAATCACCATTTAAAAATTGTACGTGGTATTCTAAAATATTGATACTCAAAACCAAACGAAAACATTAAAATAAAATTTAAAATTATTTGTATTTCATGCTTTAAAAATACAGTCGCATTACTTTTTCAAGTAACTTTAAAGCTATGAAATAAGCCATAATAACTATTTTATTACCTACTGAAATGAGGGTTGGCCAAAGATACCTACATACCAACAGAAAGGTCTAAACCATAGAAAATAAAAATAAACAGATGAAAACGCTCCAAGTAAATTTGATAGAAAAATCAAAAAAAAATTATAGAGTTTCCCGACCTACACAAACCGGGTTTTCTAGTCCTGCAACACATTATAATGAACCAAGGGTGGATTTAAATGACGTGTTAATTGAAAATGCATCTGCCACCTTTTATGTAAGAGCAGTTGATGATAGTTTCAATGCGTTTGATATTTATAAGAATGATGTGTTGATTATTGACAAGTCCCTAACTCCAAAACACAATCAATTGGTTATTGCTATTCGAGATGATGCCTTCAAGATAATTAGAATTGTTGCAGAAGCCACTACTGAACTTCAAATTTGGGGTGTTATTACATACATTATAAAATCGGTTAAATAGTATGATTGCGTTGGTAGATTGCAATAGTTTTTACGCCTCTTGCGAACAGGTCTTTAGACCCGATTTGCAACATAAGCCCGTAGTGGTGTTAAGCAATAACGATGGGTGCATTATCGCCGCCAATAAAGAAGCAAAGACCTTAACGGAAATTCCCATGTTTCAACCAGTATTCAAAATAAAAAAAATATTGGATTTGCATAACGTGGTTTGTTTTTCTTCAAATTATACACTTTACAGCGATATGTCCCGTAGGGTTATGGATACGTTAAAAACATTTTCCCCTTTAGTGGAAGAATACAGTATTGATGAAAGCTTTGTGGATTTATCCTTTTACCATCCAGAAGAATTGGTCGAGATAGCCCACAAAATAAAAGATATCATTTACAAAAATACCGGCATTCCTGTTGGCGTGGGTATTGCAAAAACAAAATCCTTAGCAAAATTAGCCAATAAATTTGCAAAGAAAATTCCTGAGAACGATAATGTGTTTGTCATAGATTCCGATGAAAAAAGAAACTATCTACTCCAAAGTCTAAAAGTAAAAGACATTTGGGGCGTGGGCAGAAAACAT encodes the following:
- the ahcY gene encoding adenosylhomocysteinase produces the protein MSTKTVAYVPYKVKDLSLAAWGRKEIELAEAEMPGLMSLREEYKNSQPLKGARIAGCLHMTIQTAVLIETLQSLGAEVTWSSCNIFSTQDQAAAAIAAAGTPVYAWKDMTEEEFEWCIEQTLFFGEDRQPLNMILDDGGDLTNMVLDKYPELAAGINGLSEETTTGVHRLYERVKNGTLPMPAINVNDSVTKSKFDNKYGCKESAVDAIRRATDLMLAGKRVVVCGYGDVGKGTAASFKGAGSIVTVTEIDPICALQAAMDGFEVKKLETVAPNADIIITTTGNKDIVQARHFEAVKDKTIICNIGHFDNEIDMAWLNDNHGHTKDTIKPQVDKYTVDGKDIIVLAEGRLVNLGCATGHPSFVMSNSFTNQTLAQIELWTNKDAYENDVYMLPKHLDEKVAKLHLAKIGVELTELRKEQADYIGVKQEGPYKPEYYRY
- a CDS encoding very short patch repair endonuclease gives rise to the protein MSYKEPKIKVPRFNEASGFYTTKKRSKIMSKIRGKNTKPELLFRRALWKHNVRYRVNNKLIPGKPDVSIQKYKLAIFIDGEFWHGYNWEERKTKLKSNRDFWIPKIKRNMQRDREVNLELTHLGYTVFRFWATEINNDLNRCINDVLVFIATGENN
- a CDS encoding ISAs1 family transposase; the protein is MNKFKSIFSKINDPRSDINKLHNLEDILLIGIISVICAADSWKDMETYAKAKVDFLRSFLDLPNGTPSDDTFNRVFSSIDSEQFETCFIDWVSNLIDITAGEVIPIDGKTLRGAKSNGKKSPFHMVSAWASKNNMVLGQVKVSEKSNEITAIPKLLELITVKGCVVTIDAMGCQKAIAETIIKQEADYILAVKENQKQLHQDILDEFRFGKTIDSHTDEDLGHGRIETRKCSVINDFKFIEDQDKWTGLESIVKVESIREFKNSDKPTETATRYYISSVKTDAKALQKMIRLHWGIENKLHWVLDVAFSEDASRKRAGNAAQNFSILSKIALNLLRKDKQTKQGLKGKRLKAAYDNNYLIKILGIKV
- a CDS encoding S24 family peptidase encodes the protein MKTLQVNLIEKSKKNYRVSRPTQTGFSSPATHYNEPRVDLNDVLIENASATFYVRAVDDSFNAFDIYKNDVLIIDKSLTPKHNQLVIAIRDDAFKIIRIVAEATTELQIWGVITYIIKSVK